A stretch of the Cyprinus carpio isolate SPL01 chromosome B4, ASM1834038v1, whole genome shotgun sequence genome encodes the following:
- the LOC109063389 gene encoding gastrula zinc finger protein XlCGF8.2DB-like, giving the protein MAFIKVESEDMKIEETFRVNHEDTEEQIKMVFIKEESEDMKIEETFKVIHEDTEEQTDLMTLKEESQELIEKEDNVQHEKYYFMTGEKSFSCTQTEKTSQKRAFTCQQCGKSFTRKENLEVHMRVHTGEKPFTCQLCGKSFINKTTLKNHTRIHTGEKPYTCSHCGKSFTYKHCLDDHKIIHTGEKPFTCQQCGKSYTHKRNLRDHVRTHTGEKPYTCSQCGKSFNHKQHLDDHKIIHSGKKPFTCQQCGKSFTQKQHLVNHMKIHTGEKPFTCQQCGKSFIQNGNLNRHMNIHTGEKP; this is encoded by the exons ATGGCATTTATTAAagtggagagtgaagacatgaagattgaagaaacattcagagtcaatcATGAAGATACCGAGGAACAAATAAAGAtggtgtttattaaagaggagagtgaagacatgaagattgaagaaacattcaaagtcatacatgaagatactgaggaacaaacag ACCTGATGacactgaaagaggagagtcaagaactCATTGAAAAAGAAGATAATGTTCAGCATGAGAAATATTATTTCATGACTGGAGAAAAATCATTTagttgcacacagactgaaaagACTTCACAAAAAAGagctttcacctgccaacagtgtgggaaAAGTTTCACCAGAAAAGAAAATCTTgaagtccacatgagagttcacactggagaaaagcctttcacctgccaactgtgtggaaagagtttcattaaTAAAACAACCCTTAAAAACCACAcgagaattcatactggagagaaaccttacacatgcTCTCactgtggaaaaagttttacatataaacactgCCTCGATGACCACAAGataattcatactggagagaaacctttcacctgccaacaatgtggaaagagttacACTCACAAAAGAAACCTTAGAGACCATGTGAGAActcatactggagagaagccttacacatgctctcaatgtggaaaaagttttaatcataaacaacaCCTCGATGACCACAAGATAATTCACAGTGGaaagaaacctttcacctgccaacaatgtggaaagagttttacacaaaaacaacaccTCGTTAACCACATGaaaattcatactggagagaaaccttttacctgccaacaatgtggaaagagtttcattcaAAACGGAAACCTTAACAGACACATGaacattcacactggagagaagccatga